From Leptodactylus fuscus isolate aLepFus1 chromosome 11, aLepFus1.hap2, whole genome shotgun sequence, one genomic window encodes:
- the LOC142184241 gene encoding SERTA domain-containing protein 1-like: protein MLAKGIKRKFSEVEEEMVAGPEVEMAARCQSSLPAVQSHCLMNISLLKLHRSLHHVEPNLRHLVLVANTLRRLQDNMQTETSATGVWKSTEDNSRKDYSQTFVTESKKPALDIPGEDALFSTMDASLYSSISTILEDLNNFEGLSCSPLPQTDDDQFCSPKDLNKEGSREESGKQTPASSFLSSSTYLLGDNLEDIFEDIDTSMYDSDPWTSSNLLNFKTFSSINETEEKTLSDGQDSMLELSDLDYLMDVLVGTQNC, encoded by the coding sequence ATGTTGGCCAAAGGGATCAAACGTAAATTTTCGGAGGTAGAGGAGGAGATGGTAGCTGGTCCCGAAGTAGAGATGGCAGCTCGATGTCAGAGCTCGCTGCCTGCGGTGCAGTCTCATTGCCTGATGAACATATCTCTACTGAAGCTTCACCGTAGTCTGCACCATGTGGAGCCTAACCTGAGGCATCTCGTGCTGGTGGCCAACACCTTGCGACGTCTTCAGGATAATATGCAAACAGAAACAAGTGCCACAGGAGTGTGGAAATCCACGGAGGACAACTCTAGGAAAGACTACTCCCAAACATTTGTCACTGAGAGCAAGAAACCAGCTCTAGACATCCCCGGAGAAGATGCCTTGTTCTCCACCATGGATGCATCTTTATATTCTTCCATTTCTACCATTCTTGAAGATCTAAACAATTTTGAGGGATTGAGCTGTTCTCCACTTCCCCAAACAGATGACGATCAGTTTTGCTCCCCAAAAGACTTAAACAAAGAGGGAAGTCGAGAGGAATCTGGTAAACAGACACCCGCATCCAGCTTCTTAAGTTCTTCGACCTATCTCCTTGGTGACAACCTGGAGGACATTTTTGAGGACATTGACACTTCCATGTATGACAGTGACCCTTGGACGAGCAGCAACCTTTTAAACTTCAAGACGTTTTCTAGCATCAACGAGACAGAAGAGAAGACATTGTCAGATGGACAGGACTCTATGCTGGAACTTAGCGACTTGGACTATCTTATGGACGTTCTTGTGGGAACCCAGAACTGCTGA